In Molothrus ater isolate BHLD 08-10-18 breed brown headed cowbird chromosome 20, BPBGC_Mater_1.1, whole genome shotgun sequence, the following are encoded in one genomic region:
- the RGS3 gene encoding regulator of G-protein signaling 3 isoform X2, whose translation MGRGPRGRTRSSPGTRCRPPCTTPWWTFRKNTWKVSPATAEPSQPAAGLTQPLLTHSPSPGRPTPHLKLSALSPPTSRPRWPLRQERGSGGRQSVPAAVPAAVPAAVPAAVPAAVPAAVPAAMPFFRDLSKPQPLEFHAEMLLAVQRPHTGSLQRRHTMKEAKDMKNRLGIFRRRNESPGANPSGKLDKVLKSLKPTPEEALKWGDSLEKLLLHKYGLAAFRAFLRTEFSEENLEFWLACEEFKKIKSQSKMVSKAKKIFAEYIAIQSCKEVNLDSYTREHTKENLQNITRSCFDLAQKRIYGLMEKDSYPRFLRSDLYLDIINQKKGSSPL comes from the exons ATGGggcgggggccgcggggccgcaCTCGCTCCTCTCCCGGCACACGCTGCCGGCCTCCATGTACCACGCCATGGTGGACTTTTCGGAAAAATACCTGGAAAG TTTCCCCAGCAACGGCAGAGCCGTCCCAGCCAGCGGCGGGGCTGACACAGCCTTTACTCACTCACTCGCCCTCTCCGGGCCGCCCCACGCCGCATTTAAAGCTCTCCGCGCTGAGCCCTCCCACTTCCCGTCCGCGCTGGCCGCTGCGGCAGGAGCGCGGCTCGGGCGGCCGGCAGAGCGTCCCCGCCGCTGTCCCCGCCGCTGTCCCCGCCGCTGTCCCCGCCGCTGTCCCCGCCGCCGTCCCCGCTGCCGTCCCCGCTGCCATGCCCTTCTTCCGCGACCTGTCCAAGCCGCAGCCGCTGGAGTTCCACGCGGAGATGCTGCTGGCGGTGCAGCGGCCGCACACGGGCAGCCTGCAGCGCCGGCACACCATGAAGGA AGCCAAGGACATGAAGAACCGCCTGGGGATTTTTCGGCGGCGCAACGAGTCCCCCGGAGCCAACCCCTCCGGCAAGCTGGACAAAGTGCTCAAATCGCTCAA GCCCACTCCCGAGGAAGCGCTCAAGTGGGGGGACtccctggagaagctgctgctgcacaaat ACGGGCTCGCTGCCTTCAGGGCCTTCCTGCGCACCGAGTTCAGCGAGGAGAACCTGGAGTTCTGGCTGGCCTGTGAGGAGTTCAAGAAGATCAAATCCCAGTCCAAGATGGTCTCCAAGGCCAAGAAGATCTTTGCTGAGTACATTGCCATCCAGTCCTGCAAGGAG GTCAACCTGGACTCCTACACACGGGAGCACACCAAGGAGAACCTGCAGAACATCACCCGCAGCTGCTTTGACCTGGCACAGAAGAGGATTTACGGGCTCATGGAGAAGGACTCGTACCCCCGCTTCCTCCGCTCCGACCTCTACTTGGACATAATCAACCAGAAAAAGGGCAGCTCCCCGCTGTAG
- the RGS3 gene encoding regulator of G-protein signaling 3 isoform X3: MLGGCSGEPWQRHWLRRPVPAGPGTIYGAGAAGPHSLLSRHTLPASMYHAMVDFSEKYLERAKDMKNRLGIFRRRNESPGANPSGKLDKVLKSLKPTPEEALKWGDSLEKLLLHKYGLAAFRAFLRTEFSEENLEFWLACEEFKKIKSQSKMVSKAKKIFAEYIAIQSCKEVNLDSYTREHTKENLQNITRSCFDLAQKRIYGLMEKDSYPRFLRSDLYLDIINQKKGSSPL; this comes from the exons ATGCTCGGGGGATGCTCCGGGGAGCCTTGGCAGCGCCATTGGCTGCGCCGCCCCGTCCCAGCCGGCCCCGGGACTATTTATGGggcgggggccgcggggccgcaCTCGCTCCTCTCCCGGCACACGCTGCCGGCCTCCATGTACCACGCCATGGTGGACTTTTCGGAAAAATACCTGGAAAG AGCCAAGGACATGAAGAACCGCCTGGGGATTTTTCGGCGGCGCAACGAGTCCCCCGGAGCCAACCCCTCCGGCAAGCTGGACAAAGTGCTCAAATCGCTCAA GCCCACTCCCGAGGAAGCGCTCAAGTGGGGGGACtccctggagaagctgctgctgcacaaat ACGGGCTCGCTGCCTTCAGGGCCTTCCTGCGCACCGAGTTCAGCGAGGAGAACCTGGAGTTCTGGCTGGCCTGTGAGGAGTTCAAGAAGATCAAATCCCAGTCCAAGATGGTCTCCAAGGCCAAGAAGATCTTTGCTGAGTACATTGCCATCCAGTCCTGCAAGGAG GTCAACCTGGACTCCTACACACGGGAGCACACCAAGGAGAACCTGCAGAACATCACCCGCAGCTGCTTTGACCTGGCACAGAAGAGGATTTACGGGCTCATGGAGAAGGACTCGTACCCCCGCTTCCTCCGCTCCGACCTCTACTTGGACATAATCAACCAGAAAAAGGGCAGCTCCCCGCTGTAG